The proteins below come from a single Tachysurus fulvidraco isolate hzauxx_2018 chromosome 26, HZAU_PFXX_2.0, whole genome shotgun sequence genomic window:
- the arhgef12b gene encoding rho guanine nucleotide exchange factor 12 isoform X1 produces the protein MHRPDTDLPWTDVGLRRWISIRFPKKPTRPGSVLNKDHPPDKKPKSEKVSVPPTHDFDPTELPVQSVERRPESCGLVQRCVIIQKDENGFGLTVSGDNPVFVQLVKEDGAAMRAGVQTGDRIIKVNGTLVTHSNHVEVVKLIKSGSYVALTVLGRPPGLPQIPLSEGEGDREPLSSLSSPHSPIPSVPERSSSSSTSPSDRIASSLPPWAMKEEYSRNPTARLLKDMQEAQKHIQGQLSKATVAGQDVLLTLRLGEVDTEEGGLGDVDASPSWQSDSESPMNSTSTPVTPSMIPESPYQRDTPCNSPKSTPRVSLNSCPSPDGEDVVDLDSNYQCGMGSPSTRLPRPIIGAEDDDFDTDQEQINGQCSCFQTIELLKSRPAHLAAFLHHVVSQFDPAPLLCYLYAELYKQSNPKETRRTYSELHSTFIDRSAQLKVLVPDSIAADMDRWKPDLIPEDVLRQHVQQLQDTLLPDIQKHLEDFRQKRSMGLTLAEAELSRLDTERVRDRVALERERSCSEHIISKINEVLLTPSATEEEKCTAMQFVIQAYMKHLGVKVKESRGFEPKPKLINLLPKIKKTIKAEKDGGVEEKLKKSRFQLMRSHNKRPSRTDVSSITKALEQNKQRTQKQPSQIAVGSSDQTEAPSAGRTRSSQSSEGPDSSTGSISSPSFSATLLQNSDSTARDLEPGASPLSALPRLGEVGPLGEGQDSSSPGTHFDFTGPLDHLQEEEPETDRMEPLISGEVQSEDDQAFEAEPEQDPPHWQTLVSTDVLALLPPHEIKRQEVINELVYTERAHLRMLKVLDNVFYQRMTREAILPPADIKNIFTNLDEIVQLHVSITEQMTAVRKKNETAVVDLIGDDLLSWFSGAEEEKIKRAVGTFCSNQPFALELIKSRQKKDQRFAAFVQEAESNRQCRRLQLKDIIPVEMQRLTKYPLLLENIAKYTDDTEEKSKVKRACECCRQILNHVNQEVKEAENKQRLEDYQRRLDLSSLKQSEYPMIAEFKNLNLTKRKMVHEGPLSWKVNKDKTIELYTLLLEDILVLLQRQDEKLILKCHSKNLAGTAETKHIFSPVIKLSTVLVRSVATDNKSFFVVSMSDYGAQIYELMAQTVSEQKTWHDLIGQRADCMKSQPQNDGEREADDELTSGMSKMNKDPDRISTGSIQSPEKDATSCSEILQIPPVGSNPFDTKSEDEEEAEAEGEAEGETEEVERSLQVLDEEEEAFLDPELAERLPFLKQGSRHAIAVEEKDLDAFDLPPLMADEALRTLATLRQLLINHMDGQEDVDRDRERGEALLREPRTGSLQGLEENFAPSNSVENGAERTETLHTRTENRHELPSGDTGFFETSEDFVGSYMVLEGYGGSGESSTDDDGQVCSTEPAAAGDSGIDLKKLLSSASSQSRGPNFSRQVMTHLRLLQASLQQLKDVESKYNQLCQRHSEQAATDSEENKDKS, from the exons GTTTCCCAAAAAACCAACCAG accaGGAAGTGTTCTCAACAAGGACCACCCCCCAGACAAGAAGCCCAAGAGTGAGAAGGTGTCAGTGCCACCGACGCATGACTTTGACCCCACAG AGTTGCCCGTGCAGAGTGTTGAGCGAAGGCCCGAGTCATGTG GGCTTGTTCAGCGGTGTGTGATCATACAGAAAGATGAGAATGGCTTCGGGTTGACCGTCAGTGGTGATAACCCAGTGTTTGTCCAGCTGGTTAAAGAAG ATGGAGCTGCTATGCGAGCTGGTGTTCAGACGGGTGATAGAATTATTAAG GTCAACGGGACGTTAGTAACACATTCCAATCATGTAGAAGTCGTCAAgctaataaaat cggGTTCGTACGTGGCTCTGACGGTGTTGGGGAGACCTCCAGGGCTGCCACAGATCCCCTTATCAGAGGGAGAGGGGGACAGAGAGCCTCTCTCATCCCTCAGCTCCCCTCACTCCCCCATCCCCAGTGTACCCGAGCGCTCATCCTCTTCCTCAACCTCTCCCTCTGACCGCATCGCCTCATCACTGCCTCCATgg GCGATGAAGGAGGAGTACAGCAGAAACCCTACAGCCAGACTACTGAAGGACATGCAGGAAGCCCAGAAACACATTCAGGGCCAACTCAGTAAAGCTACCGTCGCTGGACAG gatGTCCTGCTTACTCTGAGACTTGGAGAAGTCGACACAGAAGAAGGAGGCTTAGGCGACGTGGACGCGTCTCCGTCCTGGCAGTCAGACTCCGAGTCACCCATGAACAGCACCTCGACGCCG GTCACGCCCAGTATGATCCCAGAAAGCCCGTACCAAAGAGACACTCCGTGCAACAGTCCAAAGTCGACGCCGCGCGTCAGCCTCAACTCCTGCCCGTCTCCGGACGGCGAGGATGTGGTCGACCTG GACTCGAACTATCAGTGCGGCATGGGAAGCCCGTCGACCCGTCTGCCGCGTCCCATCATCGGAGCCGAGGACGATGACTTCGACACCGACCAGGAGCAG ATTAACGGCCAGTGTAGCTGCTTCCAGACCATAGAGCTGTTGAAGTCTCGGCCTGCTCACCTCGCAGCCTTCCTGCATCACGTGGTCTCGCAGTTTGACCCTGCACCTCTG CTGTGCTACCTCTACGCCGAGCTCTACAAGCAGAGCAACCCCAAAGAGACACGGCGGACATACAGCGAGCTCCACTCCACGTTCATAGACCGATCGGCG CAACTGAAAGTACTGGTGCCAGACTCGATCGCAGCTGACATGG atcgaTGGAAGCCTGACTTAATTCCAGAAGACGTTCTAAGGCAACATGTGCAACAGCTACAGGACACACTCCTACCTGACATCCAGAAACACCTGGAAGACTTCAG GCAGAAGCGCAGTATGGGCCTGACTTTGGCTGAGGCGGAGCTTAGCCGACTCGACACTGAGCGAGTGCGAGACCGCGTGGCTCTGGAGAGAGAGCGCTCGTGCTCAGAGCACATCATCTCCAAGATCAATGAAGTTTT GTTGACGCCATCAGCCACAGAGGAGGAGAAGTG CACTGCCATGCAGTTCGTCATTCAGGCCTACATGAAGCACCTTGGGGTGAAGGTGAAGGAATCACGGGGTTTCGAGCCCAAACCCAAGCTGATAAACCTACTCCCTAAAATCAAG AAGACTATAAAAGCAGAGAAGGACGGAGGTGTGGAGGAGAAGCTGAAGAAGTCCCGCTTCCAGCTAATGCGCAGCCACAACAAGAGGCCCAGCCGAACTGACGTCTCCTCAA TTACCAAGGCTCTAGAGCAGAATAAACAGCGGACACAAAAGCAGCCGTCGCAGATTGCCGTAGGGTCGAGCGATCAGACTGAAGCACCTTCAGCAGGACGGACACGGAGCAGTCAGTCGAGTGAAGGACCAGACAGCAGCACGGGCTCCATCAGCTCACCTTCTTTCAGTGCTACGCTTTTACAGAACTCCGACAGCACGGCGCGAGACTTAGAGCCAG GTGCTTCTCCATTGTCAGCGTTACCCAGACTGGGAGAAGTCGGCCCTCTGGGTGAAGGACAGGACTCCTCTTCCCCAGGAACGCACTTTGACTTCACCGGTCCTCTGGACCATCTCCAAGAGGAGGAGcctgagacagacag GATGGAGCCGTTGATTTCAGGAGAGGTGCAGAGCGAGGACGATCAGGCGTTTGAGGCGGAACCAGAGCAGGATCCTCCTCACTGGCAGACGCTGGTGAGCACAGATGTTCTCGCACTGCTGCCACCACATGAGATCAAGAGACAGGAAGTCATCAATG AGCTGGTCTACACGGAGCGCGCTCACCTGCGCATGCTCAAGGTGCTGGATAACGTTTTCTACCAGAGGATGACCCGTGAGGCCATTCTCCCCCCCGCAGACATCAAGAACATCTTCACCAACCTGGATGAGATCGTCCAGCTACACG TGTCCATCACGGAGCAAATGACAGCCGTCCGGAAGAAGAACGAGACGGCAGTCGTGGACCTCATAGGAGACGATTTGCTGTCCTGG TTCAGCGGAGCAGAAGAAGAGAAGATCAAGCGAGCCGTGGGAACCTTCTGCAGTAACCAGCCCTTTGCTCTGGAGCTTATAAAGAGCAGGCAAAAAAAGGATCAAAGATTCGCTGCCTTTGTgcag gaggCAGAGAGTAATCGTCAGTGCCGAAGGCTCCAGCTGAAGGACATCATTCCTGTGGAAATGCAGAGACTCACTAAATACCCACTTCTGCTCGAAAACATCGCGAAATACACTG ACGACACGGAGGAGAAAAGCAAAGTGAAGCGAGCCTGCGAGTGCTGCCGTCAGATCCTCAACCACGTCAACCAGGAAGTAAAAGAAGCTGAAAACAAACAG AGGTTAGAGGACTACCAGAGAAGACTGGACCTGTCGTCGCTGAAGCAGAGCGAGTACCCCATGATCGCGGAGTTTAAG aaCCTCAACTTGACCAAACGGAAAATGGTGCATGAGGGCCCCCTGTCTTGGAAAGTGAATAAAGATAAGACTATTG agctctacacactcctcttaGAGGACATCTTGGTGCTGCTGCAGAGGCAAGACGAGAAGCTGATCCTGAAGTGCCACAGTAAGAACCTGGCAGGCACGGCCGAGACTAAACACATCTTCAGTCCGGTCATCAAGCTGAGCACCGTACTGGTGCGCTCTGTAGCCACAG ATAACAAGTCGTTCTTTGTGGTGTCCATGTCCGATTACGGAGCACAGATCTATGAGCTGATGGCGCAGACCGTGTCTGAGCAGAAAAC GTGGCACGACCTGATCGGGCAAAGAGCAGACTGTATGAAGAGCCAGCCTCAGAACGA TGGGGAGCGAGAAGCTGATGACGAGTTGACCTCTGGCATGTCGAAAATGAACAAAGATCCAGACCGTATCTCTACCGGAAGCATCCAATCTCCAG AAAAAGATGCCACTTCCTGCTCAGAGATCCTGCAGATTCCTCCAGTAGGTAGCAACCCGTTTGACACAAAGTCAGAGGATGAAGAagaggcagaggcagagggagaggcagagggagagacagaagaaGTTGAGCGCTCGCTGCAGGTTctggatgaagaggaggaggctTTCCTCGACCCTGAGCTTGCAGAAAGACTTCCGTTCTTGAAGCAGGGCTCGAGGCATGCCATCGCTGTGGAGGAGAAAGACTTGGATGCCTTTGACCTGCCCCCGCTGATGGCAGACGAGGCACTTCGGACCC TGGCTACTCTGAGGCAGCTCCTGATCAACCACATGGACGGGCAAGAGGACGTGGACAGGGACAGGGAGAGGGGGGAGGCTCTGCTGCGTGAGCCGAGGACAGGGTCTTTGCAGGGCTTGGAGGAAAACTTTGCCCCCAGTAACTCAGTGGAGAACGGAGCTGAGAGGACAGAGACCCTACACACCAGGACGGAGAACCGACACGAGCTGCCCTCGGGAGATACAGGCTTCTTTGAAACCTCAGAGGACTTTG TGGGCAGTTACATGGTGTTGGAGGGTTATGGTGGGTCAGGTGAGAGCAGCACTGATGACGACGGGCAGGTCTGCAGCACAGAGCCTGCAGCAGCAGGAGACTCGGGCATAGACCTGAAGAAGCTCCTGTCTTCAGCTTCCTCTCAGAGCAGAGGACCCAACTTCAGCAGACAGGTCATGACCCACTTACGCCTGCTTCAGGCCAGCCTACAGCAGCTGAAG gatgtAGAATCAAAATATAACCAACTATGCCAAAGGCACTCAGAGCAAGCAGCTACTGATTCAGAAGAAAACAAAG aTAAAAGCTAG
- the arhgef12b gene encoding rho guanine nucleotide exchange factor 12 isoform X2 has product MHRPDTDLPWTDVGLRRWISIRFPKKPTRPGSVLNKDHPPDKKPKSEKVSVPPTHDFDPTELPVQSVERRPESCGLVQRCVIIQKDENGFGLTVSGDNPVFVQLVKEDGAAMRAGVQTGDRIIKVNGTLVTHSNHVEVVKLIKSGSYVALTVLGRPPGLPQIPLSEGEGDREPLSSLSSPHSPIPSVPERSSSSSTSPSDRIASSLPPWAMKEEYSRNPTARLLKDMQEAQKHIQGQLSKATVAGQDVLLTLRLGEVDTEEGGLGDVDASPSWQSDSESPMNSTSTPVTPSMIPESPYQRDTPCNSPKSTPRVSLNSCPSPDGEDVVDLDSNYQCGMGSPSTRLPRPIIGAEDDDFDTDQEQINGQCSCFQTIELLKSRPAHLAAFLHHVVSQFDPAPLLCYLYAELYKQSNPKETRRTYSELHSTFIDRSAQLKVLVPDSIAADMDRWKPDLIPEDVLRQHVQQLQDTLLPDIQKHLEDFRQKRSMGLTLAEAELSRLDTERVRDRVALERERSCSEHIISKINEVLLTPSATEEEKCTAMQFVIQAYMKHLGVKVKESRGFEPKPKLINLLPKIKKTIKAEKDGGVEEKLKKSRFQLMRSHNKRPSRTDVSSITKALEQNKQRTQKQPSQIAVGSSDQTEAPSAGRTRSSQSSEGPDSSTGSISSPSFSATLLQNSDSTARDLEPALPRLGEVGPLGEGQDSSSPGTHFDFTGPLDHLQEEEPETDRMEPLISGEVQSEDDQAFEAEPEQDPPHWQTLVSTDVLALLPPHEIKRQEVINELVYTERAHLRMLKVLDNVFYQRMTREAILPPADIKNIFTNLDEIVQLHVSITEQMTAVRKKNETAVVDLIGDDLLSWFSGAEEEKIKRAVGTFCSNQPFALELIKSRQKKDQRFAAFVQEAESNRQCRRLQLKDIIPVEMQRLTKYPLLLENIAKYTDDTEEKSKVKRACECCRQILNHVNQEVKEAENKQRLEDYQRRLDLSSLKQSEYPMIAEFKNLNLTKRKMVHEGPLSWKVNKDKTIELYTLLLEDILVLLQRQDEKLILKCHSKNLAGTAETKHIFSPVIKLSTVLVRSVATDNKSFFVVSMSDYGAQIYELMAQTVSEQKTWHDLIGQRADCMKSQPQNDGEREADDELTSGMSKMNKDPDRISTGSIQSPEKDATSCSEILQIPPVGSNPFDTKSEDEEEAEAEGEAEGETEEVERSLQVLDEEEEAFLDPELAERLPFLKQGSRHAIAVEEKDLDAFDLPPLMADEALRTLATLRQLLINHMDGQEDVDRDRERGEALLREPRTGSLQGLEENFAPSNSVENGAERTETLHTRTENRHELPSGDTGFFETSEDFVGSYMVLEGYGGSGESSTDDDGQVCSTEPAAAGDSGIDLKKLLSSASSQSRGPNFSRQVMTHLRLLQASLQQLKDVESKYNQLCQRHSEQAATDSEENKDKS; this is encoded by the exons GTTTCCCAAAAAACCAACCAG accaGGAAGTGTTCTCAACAAGGACCACCCCCCAGACAAGAAGCCCAAGAGTGAGAAGGTGTCAGTGCCACCGACGCATGACTTTGACCCCACAG AGTTGCCCGTGCAGAGTGTTGAGCGAAGGCCCGAGTCATGTG GGCTTGTTCAGCGGTGTGTGATCATACAGAAAGATGAGAATGGCTTCGGGTTGACCGTCAGTGGTGATAACCCAGTGTTTGTCCAGCTGGTTAAAGAAG ATGGAGCTGCTATGCGAGCTGGTGTTCAGACGGGTGATAGAATTATTAAG GTCAACGGGACGTTAGTAACACATTCCAATCATGTAGAAGTCGTCAAgctaataaaat cggGTTCGTACGTGGCTCTGACGGTGTTGGGGAGACCTCCAGGGCTGCCACAGATCCCCTTATCAGAGGGAGAGGGGGACAGAGAGCCTCTCTCATCCCTCAGCTCCCCTCACTCCCCCATCCCCAGTGTACCCGAGCGCTCATCCTCTTCCTCAACCTCTCCCTCTGACCGCATCGCCTCATCACTGCCTCCATgg GCGATGAAGGAGGAGTACAGCAGAAACCCTACAGCCAGACTACTGAAGGACATGCAGGAAGCCCAGAAACACATTCAGGGCCAACTCAGTAAAGCTACCGTCGCTGGACAG gatGTCCTGCTTACTCTGAGACTTGGAGAAGTCGACACAGAAGAAGGAGGCTTAGGCGACGTGGACGCGTCTCCGTCCTGGCAGTCAGACTCCGAGTCACCCATGAACAGCACCTCGACGCCG GTCACGCCCAGTATGATCCCAGAAAGCCCGTACCAAAGAGACACTCCGTGCAACAGTCCAAAGTCGACGCCGCGCGTCAGCCTCAACTCCTGCCCGTCTCCGGACGGCGAGGATGTGGTCGACCTG GACTCGAACTATCAGTGCGGCATGGGAAGCCCGTCGACCCGTCTGCCGCGTCCCATCATCGGAGCCGAGGACGATGACTTCGACACCGACCAGGAGCAG ATTAACGGCCAGTGTAGCTGCTTCCAGACCATAGAGCTGTTGAAGTCTCGGCCTGCTCACCTCGCAGCCTTCCTGCATCACGTGGTCTCGCAGTTTGACCCTGCACCTCTG CTGTGCTACCTCTACGCCGAGCTCTACAAGCAGAGCAACCCCAAAGAGACACGGCGGACATACAGCGAGCTCCACTCCACGTTCATAGACCGATCGGCG CAACTGAAAGTACTGGTGCCAGACTCGATCGCAGCTGACATGG atcgaTGGAAGCCTGACTTAATTCCAGAAGACGTTCTAAGGCAACATGTGCAACAGCTACAGGACACACTCCTACCTGACATCCAGAAACACCTGGAAGACTTCAG GCAGAAGCGCAGTATGGGCCTGACTTTGGCTGAGGCGGAGCTTAGCCGACTCGACACTGAGCGAGTGCGAGACCGCGTGGCTCTGGAGAGAGAGCGCTCGTGCTCAGAGCACATCATCTCCAAGATCAATGAAGTTTT GTTGACGCCATCAGCCACAGAGGAGGAGAAGTG CACTGCCATGCAGTTCGTCATTCAGGCCTACATGAAGCACCTTGGGGTGAAGGTGAAGGAATCACGGGGTTTCGAGCCCAAACCCAAGCTGATAAACCTACTCCCTAAAATCAAG AAGACTATAAAAGCAGAGAAGGACGGAGGTGTGGAGGAGAAGCTGAAGAAGTCCCGCTTCCAGCTAATGCGCAGCCACAACAAGAGGCCCAGCCGAACTGACGTCTCCTCAA TTACCAAGGCTCTAGAGCAGAATAAACAGCGGACACAAAAGCAGCCGTCGCAGATTGCCGTAGGGTCGAGCGATCAGACTGAAGCACCTTCAGCAGGACGGACACGGAGCAGTCAGTCGAGTGAAGGACCAGACAGCAGCACGGGCTCCATCAGCTCACCTTCTTTCAGTGCTACGCTTTTACAGAACTCCGACAGCACGGCGCGAGACTTAGAGCCAG CGTTACCCAGACTGGGAGAAGTCGGCCCTCTGGGTGAAGGACAGGACTCCTCTTCCCCAGGAACGCACTTTGACTTCACCGGTCCTCTGGACCATCTCCAAGAGGAGGAGcctgagacagacag GATGGAGCCGTTGATTTCAGGAGAGGTGCAGAGCGAGGACGATCAGGCGTTTGAGGCGGAACCAGAGCAGGATCCTCCTCACTGGCAGACGCTGGTGAGCACAGATGTTCTCGCACTGCTGCCACCACATGAGATCAAGAGACAGGAAGTCATCAATG AGCTGGTCTACACGGAGCGCGCTCACCTGCGCATGCTCAAGGTGCTGGATAACGTTTTCTACCAGAGGATGACCCGTGAGGCCATTCTCCCCCCCGCAGACATCAAGAACATCTTCACCAACCTGGATGAGATCGTCCAGCTACACG TGTCCATCACGGAGCAAATGACAGCCGTCCGGAAGAAGAACGAGACGGCAGTCGTGGACCTCATAGGAGACGATTTGCTGTCCTGG TTCAGCGGAGCAGAAGAAGAGAAGATCAAGCGAGCCGTGGGAACCTTCTGCAGTAACCAGCCCTTTGCTCTGGAGCTTATAAAGAGCAGGCAAAAAAAGGATCAAAGATTCGCTGCCTTTGTgcag gaggCAGAGAGTAATCGTCAGTGCCGAAGGCTCCAGCTGAAGGACATCATTCCTGTGGAAATGCAGAGACTCACTAAATACCCACTTCTGCTCGAAAACATCGCGAAATACACTG ACGACACGGAGGAGAAAAGCAAAGTGAAGCGAGCCTGCGAGTGCTGCCGTCAGATCCTCAACCACGTCAACCAGGAAGTAAAAGAAGCTGAAAACAAACAG AGGTTAGAGGACTACCAGAGAAGACTGGACCTGTCGTCGCTGAAGCAGAGCGAGTACCCCATGATCGCGGAGTTTAAG aaCCTCAACTTGACCAAACGGAAAATGGTGCATGAGGGCCCCCTGTCTTGGAAAGTGAATAAAGATAAGACTATTG agctctacacactcctcttaGAGGACATCTTGGTGCTGCTGCAGAGGCAAGACGAGAAGCTGATCCTGAAGTGCCACAGTAAGAACCTGGCAGGCACGGCCGAGACTAAACACATCTTCAGTCCGGTCATCAAGCTGAGCACCGTACTGGTGCGCTCTGTAGCCACAG ATAACAAGTCGTTCTTTGTGGTGTCCATGTCCGATTACGGAGCACAGATCTATGAGCTGATGGCGCAGACCGTGTCTGAGCAGAAAAC GTGGCACGACCTGATCGGGCAAAGAGCAGACTGTATGAAGAGCCAGCCTCAGAACGA TGGGGAGCGAGAAGCTGATGACGAGTTGACCTCTGGCATGTCGAAAATGAACAAAGATCCAGACCGTATCTCTACCGGAAGCATCCAATCTCCAG AAAAAGATGCCACTTCCTGCTCAGAGATCCTGCAGATTCCTCCAGTAGGTAGCAACCCGTTTGACACAAAGTCAGAGGATGAAGAagaggcagaggcagagggagaggcagagggagagacagaagaaGTTGAGCGCTCGCTGCAGGTTctggatgaagaggaggaggctTTCCTCGACCCTGAGCTTGCAGAAAGACTTCCGTTCTTGAAGCAGGGCTCGAGGCATGCCATCGCTGTGGAGGAGAAAGACTTGGATGCCTTTGACCTGCCCCCGCTGATGGCAGACGAGGCACTTCGGACCC TGGCTACTCTGAGGCAGCTCCTGATCAACCACATGGACGGGCAAGAGGACGTGGACAGGGACAGGGAGAGGGGGGAGGCTCTGCTGCGTGAGCCGAGGACAGGGTCTTTGCAGGGCTTGGAGGAAAACTTTGCCCCCAGTAACTCAGTGGAGAACGGAGCTGAGAGGACAGAGACCCTACACACCAGGACGGAGAACCGACACGAGCTGCCCTCGGGAGATACAGGCTTCTTTGAAACCTCAGAGGACTTTG TGGGCAGTTACATGGTGTTGGAGGGTTATGGTGGGTCAGGTGAGAGCAGCACTGATGACGACGGGCAGGTCTGCAGCACAGAGCCTGCAGCAGCAGGAGACTCGGGCATAGACCTGAAGAAGCTCCTGTCTTCAGCTTCCTCTCAGAGCAGAGGACCCAACTTCAGCAGACAGGTCATGACCCACTTACGCCTGCTTCAGGCCAGCCTACAGCAGCTGAAG gatgtAGAATCAAAATATAACCAACTATGCCAAAGGCACTCAGAGCAAGCAGCTACTGATTCAGAAGAAAACAAAG aTAAAAGCTAG